A part of Acetonema longum DSM 6540 genomic DNA contains:
- a CDS encoding fumarate hydratase C-terminal domain-containing protein: MQITTPISQAVIDSLKIYDQITLTGIIYAGRDAVLPKIVRLYEQNKLAEAGLDLRGTVVLHTAVSVAGIGPTSSNKLEIEGSIPLLSKAGVKIHLGKGSLSQDTVRSLQEHGSVFAVTPPTTALFNAKMRRHRVAAYPEEGIEAFHELEVVEFPAIVAIAHGQSIFKESEA; this comes from the coding sequence ATGCAAATTACAACTCCTATATCTCAGGCAGTGATAGACTCGCTAAAGATCTATGATCAGATTACCCTTACCGGGATCATTTATGCCGGCCGGGACGCGGTGCTGCCCAAGATCGTCAGATTATACGAACAAAACAAACTGGCAGAAGCCGGATTGGACCTGCGGGGGACAGTGGTGCTCCATACGGCGGTGAGCGTGGCCGGGATCGGCCCCACCTCCAGCAATAAGCTGGAAATTGAAGGCTCCATCCCTCTCCTGTCGAAGGCCGGGGTCAAGATTCATCTGGGCAAAGGCAGCCTGAGCCAGGATACGGTCCGGTCCCTGCAGGAACATGGCTCTGTCTTCGCCGTAACGCCGCCGACAACCGCCCTGTTTAACGCCAAAATGCGTCGGCATCGGGTGGCAGCCTATCCGGAAGAAGGCATTGAAGCCTTTCACGAACTGGAAGTGGTTGAATTTCCGGCGATTGTTGCCATCGCCCACGGTCAGTCTATCTTTAAAGAAAGCGAGGCATGA